In Rutidosis leptorrhynchoides isolate AG116_Rl617_1_P2 chromosome 2, CSIRO_AGI_Rlap_v1, whole genome shotgun sequence, one genomic interval encodes:
- the LOC139889922 gene encoding uncharacterized protein, translating to MCLKPNASVLECRLPFNLDQVQQGWNLFMPLPLSLFDLQQAELLSSLLSNLRLDDSISDQVVWSADPGNVYSVADAIRVLIHSSDIVVPIWPKVIWGNKVPTKIMLFHWLAIRKSIPVKDVLSRRHILPINVSTLCVWCLKEAETINHLLLHCRWSFKIWAELFRWWNLRWVIPGSIEGFSFDWYYGMGIKASKFWKLIGPATIWAIWVARNEVIFNNKYTCRSVIIRNIKFKVFLWATNLNFCHGLHAYVWEQNPHLLCF from the coding sequence ATGTGTTTAAAGCCCAACGCATCTGTTCTTGAATGTCGACTTCCATTTAATTTAGATCAAGTACAGCAGGGTTGGAACTTGTTTATGCCTCTGCCTTTATCCCTCTTCGATCTGCAGCAGGCAGAGCTTCTCTCCTCTTTGTTATCCAATTTGCGACTAGATGATAGCATTTCAGACCAAGTCGTATGGTCTGCTGATCCGGGCAACGTTTATTCGGTGGCCGACGCTATTAGGGTTCTCATTCATTCTAGCGATATCGTGGTTCCAATTTGGCCTAAGGTTATTTGGGGTAATAAAGTTCCTACCAAGATCATGTTGTTTCATTGGTTAGCAATCCGCAAAAGCATTCCCGTTAAAGACGTTCTTTCCCGAAGACACATTCTTCCCATTAATGTTTCCACCTTATGCGTTTGGTGTTTAAAAGAAGCCGAGACAATCAACCATCTTTTGTTACATTGTAGATGGTCGTTTAAAATTTGGGCGGAATTATTTCGTTGGTGGAATCTTCGATGGGTTATCCCGGGATCTATTGAAGGGTTCTCATTTGATTGGTACTACGGCATGGGAATCAAAGCCTCAAAATTTTGGAAGTTAATAGGTCCTGCGACTATTTGGGCGATTTGGGTCGCTAGAAACGAAGTCATTTTCAACAACAAGTATACTTGTCGCTCGGTTATCATACGAAATATCAAGTTCAAAGTTTTCCTTTGGGCAACGAATCTTAACTTTTGTCATGGGTTACACGCttatgtttgggagcaaaacccgcATCTTTTATGTTTTTAG